One window of Phycisphaeraceae bacterium genomic DNA carries:
- the rmuC gene encoding DNA recombination protein RmuC: MDPLSIVFGVIALVLLGVSVWLMLDRAKARENLARSDEVLSAAKSALASREVELKELVSRQQQSEGAKVDLERQLATEKAERRNEVQRIQDLSAKDLESAQREREQLKADIEKMNEQLTQRFRALAGEVLDNSRKALAEHHDVQSKLAGTELVKREKAFLDLLKKNEDRIKTFDEARIKGESQIAQQLEHQIAATLQLGDKTERFTKAMYRPEVRGKYGEVQLRTMLEKAGLKSYCDFKEQFTVQGERTTARPDVVVSLPNERVIVIDAKANYDGYMNAANADDPEEQEQHLKQFDRNFSDQIKSLSKKSYENLVKGSIDYVVMFVPGDQVLDTALRRQPDLIDRAQDMHVVLASPASLICLLNAVALGWREKQLAENMHELQELGKDLYERVTIAMKHLVDCGKSLDSAVFSYNAFVGSAKSRMVPMMRRFEQQQLVKGKDKFKMPKEIEDEARELLLPEIDSSEDPIADDLDDGN; this comes from the coding sequence ATGGACCCGCTCTCGATTGTCTTTGGTGTGATCGCGCTCGTATTGCTTGGCGTGAGCGTGTGGCTGATGCTCGATCGTGCTAAGGCGAGAGAAAATCTTGCCCGCAGCGATGAAGTTCTAAGTGCTGCAAAGTCAGCTCTTGCAAGTCGCGAAGTCGAACTGAAGGAACTGGTTTCTCGACAGCAGCAGAGTGAGGGTGCGAAAGTCGATCTGGAACGGCAGCTGGCGACCGAAAAGGCTGAACGTAGAAACGAAGTGCAGCGCATTCAGGATCTCAGTGCAAAGGACTTAGAGTCAGCTCAACGAGAGCGCGAGCAACTAAAAGCAGATATTGAGAAAATGAACGAGCAACTGACCCAACGGTTCCGTGCTCTTGCTGGCGAAGTTCTTGACAACTCTCGAAAAGCACTAGCTGAGCATCATGATGTGCAATCGAAGTTGGCTGGCACAGAGCTAGTAAAACGTGAGAAGGCATTTCTTGATCTGTTGAAGAAGAACGAAGACAGGATCAAGACGTTTGACGAGGCACGTATCAAAGGGGAATCTCAAATTGCTCAACAGCTTGAGCATCAGATCGCGGCAACACTGCAACTGGGGGACAAGACTGAGCGCTTTACTAAAGCCATGTACCGCCCAGAGGTGCGGGGCAAGTACGGTGAGGTGCAGTTAAGAACAATGCTGGAGAAGGCAGGCTTAAAGAGTTACTGTGATTTTAAAGAACAGTTCACAGTTCAGGGTGAACGTACAACTGCTCGACCCGATGTAGTTGTCAGTCTTCCCAATGAGCGAGTGATCGTTATTGACGCAAAGGCTAACTATGACGGATATATGAATGCAGCAAATGCGGATGATCCTGAAGAGCAGGAGCAGCATCTGAAGCAGTTTGACAGGAACTTTTCCGATCAGATCAAGTCTTTGTCTAAGAAGTCTTACGAGAACCTCGTAAAGGGATCAATTGATTATGTGGTAATGTTTGTTCCTGGTGATCAGGTTCTTGACACAGCATTGCGGCGACAACCTGATCTTATTGATCGAGCGCAAGATATGCATGTGGTACTTGCAAGCCCGGCTTCCTTGATCTGTCTTCTGAATGCGGTTGCACTTGGTTGGCGCGAGAAGCAGCTTGCAGAAAATATGCATGAACTGCAAGAGCTTGGTAAGGATCTTTATGAAAGGGTCACAATCGCTATGAAGCATCTTGTTGATTGCGGAAAATCGCTTGATAGTGCTGTATTTAGCTACAACGCATTTGTCGGTAGCGCCAAGTCGCGCATGGTTCCAATGATGCGAAGATTTGAGCAGCAGCAGCTTGTAAAAGGGAAAGACAAGTTTAAGATGCCTAAAGAGATTGAAGACGAGGCAAGGGAACTACTACTTCCAGAAATAGACTCGTCCGAAGATCCAATAGCTGATGACCTAGACGATGGGAACTGA
- a CDS encoding aminodeoxychorismate/anthranilate synthase component II translates to MILVIDNHDSFTWNLVHRLAEVDPSLRIGTSLVVVRNDEIAAADVLAMRHRGLSHVVLSPGPCTPDEAGASNDIVRACAGKISILGVCLGHQCIGAIHGMPVQQYDEPVHGMTSEIDHDGSGIFADIESPMIVARYHSLAIDARDVPEPDEHGAWRVNAWLDQTNTDGSTTRLVMGLAREWNDPDKQPLLGVQFHPESFMTPCGHALLANFLRMGDQPRNVTLPIADTVPTLEHCTQQG, encoded by the coding sequence GTGATTCTCGTCATTGACAACCACGATTCCTTCACATGGAACCTTGTGCACCGGCTTGCGGAGGTCGATCCGTCGTTGCGCATAGGCACCTCGCTCGTCGTTGTGCGAAACGACGAGATCGCAGCGGCTGACGTGCTGGCGATGCGCCACCGCGGTCTCTCCCACGTTGTTCTCTCACCCGGACCGTGCACGCCTGATGAAGCTGGCGCTTCCAACGACATCGTCCGTGCGTGTGCTGGAAAGATCAGCATCCTCGGCGTGTGTCTCGGGCATCAGTGCATCGGCGCGATCCATGGCATGCCCGTGCAGCAGTACGACGAGCCGGTTCACGGCATGACCAGCGAGATCGACCACGATGGCTCGGGCATCTTTGCTGATATCGAATCGCCCATGATCGTCGCGCGATACCACTCGCTGGCGATTGATGCGAGAGACGTGCCGGAACCAGACGAGCACGGAGCGTGGCGCGTCAACGCGTGGCTCGACCAGACGAACACCGACGGCTCGACGACACGCCTCGTCATGGGACTGGCTCGTGAGTGGAATGATCCAGACAAGCAGCCATTACTCGGAGTCCAGTTCCATCCCGAGAGCTTCATGACACCGTGCGGGCACGCACTGCTGGCGAACTTCCTGCGCATGGGCGACCAGCCTCGGAATGTCACACTGCCGATAGCCGATACGGTTCCAACACTCGAACATTGCACCCAGCAGGGATAA
- a CDS encoding response regulator — MRSLEALRNQTGTPVADSDGMVAIGPQSGEQFSAHNGHSCPVPGPNQTQGMMPRLNLLLTYTGWRSDSWADALPQLLAPMGVRALRAHCGDQAAQLLEQSPIHIAIVDLGLPMHEQGASGHVHTGGLKLLRYLSRLPSPPPTVIVKQAHSARDDRREVTEALRSGAFAVVDRPTTPTDTEILLEVLRRCLSRYYAGRWPGSSTA, encoded by the coding sequence GTGCGATCATTGGAAGCCCTTCGAAATCAAACAGGCACGCCGGTTGCAGATTCCGATGGCATGGTGGCCATTGGTCCACAGTCAGGCGAGCAGTTCTCTGCCCACAATGGGCACAGTTGCCCCGTGCCCGGACCAAACCAGACCCAGGGCATGATGCCGCGACTCAACCTGCTGCTGACCTACACCGGCTGGCGTTCCGACTCGTGGGCTGACGCGCTCCCGCAACTGCTCGCGCCGATGGGTGTGCGAGCCTTGCGAGCCCATTGTGGTGACCAGGCAGCACAACTGCTCGAACAGTCGCCCATCCATATCGCGATTGTCGACCTCGGGCTCCCCATGCACGAGCAGGGCGCGTCTGGTCATGTGCATACGGGCGGATTGAAGCTGCTGCGCTATCTGTCGCGCCTGCCGTCGCCGCCGCCAACCGTCATTGTGAAACAAGCACACTCGGCGCGCGACGATCGTCGCGAGGTCACCGAAGCGTTGCGCTCCGGCGCGTTCGCAGTCGTGGACCGCCCCACCACACCGACCGATACCGAGATTCTGCTGGAAGTGCTCCGCCGATGCCTGTCGCGTTATTACGCGGGGCGCTGGCCGGGAAGCTCGACAGCATAA
- a CDS encoding DNA topoisomerase IV subunit A, producing MERFFIPVPSVQSVLRLQLLLGAATFDVLYTYQEIGVAKKAPTKKTVAKKVAKKNVNRKASSRAERNEHTEAKLVSLAERVVESSVGGIEPRIEIPTRAASNTRWNTSRRILQMGDATQERRLFDLKQARLFMQTMLHASSIRDLLHEDKSLSLRGMFYKSLHTIQGTKGEKTFSDQTESDGILEDIEVSLGSLREELNIYAKKRGSMVGNITIIDSGDEIDCRRMGSGGYSIPSIVEPDIIQFKKCDAKFVLHVEKDTVWGRFNEDKFWQKHNCILTEGSGQPTRGVRRLLHRFNKELGLPIYCLLDCDPWGHYIYSVIKQGSISLAFESERLAIPDAKFMGIRAKDYERCSLSDDVQIALNDRDIKRAKQIMEYPWFKDKKNWQAEIKKMLSNGFKMEVESLITKDISYVTETYVPERLAEKDWLD from the coding sequence GCTACGTTTGACGTGCTGTACACCTATCAGGAGATCGGCGTGGCAAAGAAAGCTCCCACAAAGAAGACCGTCGCGAAGAAAGTGGCGAAGAAGAATGTCAATCGCAAGGCTTCTTCTCGCGCAGAACGCAATGAGCACACAGAGGCAAAGCTCGTCTCCCTCGCGGAACGGGTTGTCGAGTCGAGTGTTGGGGGTATTGAGCCGCGCATCGAGATCCCGACCCGAGCTGCGAGTAACACTCGATGGAATACGTCACGGCGCATCCTGCAGATGGGCGACGCAACGCAGGAACGCAGGCTGTTCGATCTGAAACAGGCGCGTCTGTTCATGCAGACAATGTTGCACGCGTCGAGCATTCGTGATCTGCTGCACGAGGACAAGTCGCTCAGCCTTCGTGGTATGTTCTACAAAAGTCTGCACACGATCCAGGGCACCAAGGGCGAGAAAACATTCTCTGACCAGACCGAATCCGATGGCATCCTCGAGGACATCGAGGTTTCGCTCGGGTCATTGCGAGAAGAACTGAATATCTACGCGAAGAAACGCGGGTCGATGGTCGGAAACATCACGATCATTGACTCGGGCGACGAGATCGACTGCCGGCGCATGGGTTCGGGCGGATACTCGATCCCGTCGATCGTCGAGCCGGACATCATCCAGTTCAAGAAGTGCGATGCGAAGTTTGTGCTCCATGTCGAGAAGGACACCGTCTGGGGACGGTTCAACGAGGACAAGTTCTGGCAGAAGCACAACTGCATCCTGACTGAAGGATCGGGCCAGCCGACGCGCGGCGTGCGAAGACTTCTCCACCGATTCAACAAGGAACTCGGGCTTCCAATCTACTGCCTGCTCGATTGTGATCCGTGGGGGCACTACATCTACAGCGTCATCAAACAGGGCTCGATCAGTCTCGCGTTTGAGTCTGAGCGCCTTGCGATCCCCGACGCGAAGTTCATGGGGATCCGCGCCAAGGACTACGAACGATGCTCGCTCTCGGACGACGTGCAGATCGCGCTCAACGACCGCGACATCAAGCGAGCCAAGCAGATCATGGAGTATCCGTGGTTCAAGGACAAGAAGAACTGGCAGGCTGAGATCAAGAAGATGCTCTCCAACGGGTTCAAGATGGAAGTGGAATCGCTCATCACCAAGGACATCAGCTACGTCACAGAAACATATGTCCCCGAGCGTCTTGCAGAGAAGGACTGGCTGGACTGA